The following proteins are co-located in the Pararge aegeria chromosome 3, ilParAegt1.1, whole genome shotgun sequence genome:
- the LOC120636935 gene encoding RB1-inducible coiled-coil protein 1 isoform X4, which produces MLYVFHVDAGQMTTYDMNLTLQSVASLKAAIERKTKIPASSLVLLVSGGEVLQSDHMVSSYSAGTDTNPIYMFSKPSVKENHLNKQSMCDLSPIMELESTGEFRSDTRSAFEGKSVAELKSSVEKCYSSQPNVHTVISCATLAEQFSDLAHEVSKSCDQLVHEQHLQHQGWAAVVANLEDIYSEYCERSTSFKESFKKQRQKKEDYHEKLNTLNDVLRSLGKIQILPVLQLNAEAHRFSGFDVFEETEFEGHHYKYNQPLDSSSENRAADFGTGVFKLSEEDVFEQRHASTSNEGASSSEAGQPVEVPEDAESFKVASCESKKEFTLLHWILAQGNEDSLQDILDYCQKGLALIDSEPLKEREEELYHILEYANVHGLKQIKGIEDRLYGLDQLKSEVKRIERDQHKQAASLIQYRDRLTSACDPSVLPTLMESHRCQLDKLLEGHQLLVDIRRRIAKSKDELSHILKARLEAVLLIENSMSVQDAHAMLSFQCFNRLARYFGIVSQLHRAPAVFVRAVHEVVRRRTFSQAHLKWATDLAQKLIIIHEEEVTRRQEFNSHFDDHFLKSLFPGMTDLPPPFATQAPPAFDVKLPKLTNEDVEFISNAFPDLASEILKYDMEATVKFFQQRLSSSDHEEKDADVQVDFEKDFESETETDFEKLSRQSGSQKAKMDISISCVPSTMAVSTVTEDNMDTYQVNIEKLQDFLGKVYSLCKINIVLIKEELVKLKGEIDEQKKFVHTKYIEITKAWEKNCAETELRFREQTQRLTVDHELELSDMKASLNDKDESISILKKDKEELVLAHKNEIEKLDVDHQMTKDLLEKTREELKAFDKKLKEFEVQKQKEFKEIQEKMHLEYKAEIESLRSRFRLVALTNNMDRSPSESSLEKIERTDVIEISNHNAIVMQTKENAEVEKEEAVKEATDKCKTEWEQKLNAEISLLKAKYEAEKQVTITEVTRRLISEKDRQLELLREREHALTRECNKYRETIQQLTDPETNECDYLLKTQLATLENEKALLQQQVADLKKELDKKNDEADKSREDDSEGRSSPKKEDGKRSRIRCHTPLGLAGGTLSLSSCLPGHTVLVLWDPAHLNYTVMQEASIMYFVHSDCLAALDLSIQVKSESERRLYAVATVESKEYCYAKKSGNRYQMPRGSRFYRVFVKPLKPHPPHPPCCDHRHKQDMQKSVDTSQSTSSNTDEASRVEVATATLINLESPVSTSEGAVPAVPSEDQLDSIEASEQWQTTRMQASTTSAVTDMECSVGRCPGPEPLELTVGASSLVSGGAPGPELAEEATP; this is translated from the exons GACCTTACAGAG TGTGGCCAGCTTAAAAGCTGCCATAGAGAGGAAAACAAAAATTCCAGCATCTTCTCTTGTACTTCTTGTAAGTGGAGGAGAGGTGTTGCAGTCAGATCATATGGTGTCTTCATATAGTGCTGGCACTGACACTAACCCAATATACATGTTTAGCAAACCATCAGTCAAAGAAAACCACTTAAATAAACAATCAA TGTGTGACCTGAGTCCAATAATGGAACTGGAGAGTACGGGTGAGTTCAGAAGTGACACCCGTAGTGCTTTTGAAGGCAAATCTGTAGCTGAACTTAAAAGCTCTGTTGAAAAGTGCTATTCCTCACAGCCAAATGTGCATACTGTGATATCCTGTGCAACCTTAGCAGAACAATTTAGTGACCTGGCGCATGAAGTGTCCAAGAGTTGTGATCAACTTGTACATGAACAGCATTTACAGCATCAG ggTTGGGCAGCAGTTGTGGCAAATTTAGAGGATATATATAGCGAGTACTGCGAGAGATCAACAAGTTTTAAGGAATCATTCAAGAAGCAACGACAAAAAAAGGAAGATTATCACGAAAAATTAAATAc atTAAATGACGTGTTAAGATCTTTGGGTAAGATACAAATACTCCCTGTTCTTCAGTTAAATGCTGAAGCGCATAGATTTTCTGGCTTCGATGTGTTTGAGGAGACAGAGTTTGAAGGCCACCATTATAAATACAACCAGCCTTTGGATAGCAGCTCGGAGAACAGAGCTGCGGATTTTGGAACAGGAGTGTTCAAATTGTCGGAGGAAGatg tgTTTGAACAAAGACATGCTTCAACCAGCAATGAAGGAGCGTCATCATCAGAAGCAGGTCAACCAGTTGAGGTGCCTGAGGACGCGGAGTCGTTTAAAGTGGCTTCCTGTGAGAGTAAGAAAGAGTTCACGTTGCTGCACTGGATCCTGGCTCAAGGGAATGAGGACTCTTTGCAAGATATCCTCGATTATTGCCAGAAGGGATTGGCCTTA ATCGATTCAGAGCCCTTAAAAGAACGCGAAGAAGAACTTTATCACATATTGGAATATGCGAACGTGCATGGTCTTAAACAGATTAAAGGCATTGAAGACCGCTTATATGGGCTCGATCAGCTGAAGAGTGAAGTCAAAAGAATCGAGCGTGATCAACACAAACAAGCGGCTTCTCTTATACAg TATCGCGACCGACTGACCTCAGCATGCGATCCGTCTGTCTTACCCACGCTAATGGAGTCGCATCGGTGTCAACTGGACAAACTATTGGAAGGCCATCAACTCTTGGTTGACATCAGACGACGCATCGCTAAGTCTAAGGACGAACTATCGCACATATTGAAGGCTAGACTTGA GGCGGTGCTGTTGATCGAGAACTCGATGTCGGTGCAGGACGCGCACGCGATGTTGTCGTTCCAGTGCTTCAACCGGCTGGCGCGGTACTTCGGTATCGTTTCGCAGTTGCACCGCGCGCCCGCAGTGTTCGTGCGAGCGGTGCACGAAGTTGTGCGACGGCGTACCTTCTCGCAGGCACATCTTAAG TGGGCAACAGACTTGGCacaaaaacttattataatacACGAGGAAGAAGTTACTCGCCGCCAAGAATTCAATTCACATTTTGATGACCACTTTCTCAAGAGCTTATTCCCCGGCATGACGGACCTCCCACCCCCCTTCGCGACGCAGGCGCCGCCAGCTTTCGACGTCAAACTACCAAAACTCACAAATGAAGATGTAGAATTTATATCAAATGCTTTTCCGGATCTTGCAAGCGAAATACTTAAATACGACATGGAAGCGACTGTCAAATTCTTTCAacaaag gctAAGTTCTTCAGATCACGAGGAAAAAGATGCAGATGTTCAGGTTGATTTCGAGAA GGACTTTGAATCAGAAACAGAAACTGATTTCGAGAAGCTAAGCAGACAGAGCGGTTCCCAAAAGGCTAAAATGGATATTTCGATTAGTTGTGTTCCCTCGACCATGGCAGTATCCACAGTCACTGAG GATAACATGGATACATACCAAGTGAACATCGAAAAATTGCAAGACTTTTTGGGGAAAGTATATAGTTTgtgcaaaataaatatagttttaattaaagaagaGCTTGTAAAACTTAAGGGCGAAATAGATGAGCAAAAGAAGTTTGTACATACGAAATATATAGAAATCACTAAGGCTTGGGAAAAGAATTGTGCAGAAACTGAATTGAGGTTTCGCGAGCAAACGCAAAGATTAACAGTGGATCATGAATTAGAATTAAGTGACATGAAGGCATCATTAAATGATAAAGATGAGTCAATAAGTATATTAAAGAAAGACAAAGAAGAATTAGTATTAGCtcataaaaatgaaatagaaaaattaGACGTTGATCATCAAATGACAAAAGATTTGCTCGAAAAAACACGCGAAGAATTAAAGGCTtttgataaaaaacttaaagaattTGAAGTTCAGAAGCaaaaagaatttaaagaaatacaagaaaaaatgcATCTCGAGTACAAAGCAGAAATAGAATCACTAAGATCTAG GTTCCGATTAGTAGCTTTAACAAACAATATGGACCGGTCTCCATCGGAGTCTAGTCTAGAGAAAATAGAAAGAACAGATGTGATAGAGATAAGCAATCACAACGCTATCGTGATGCAGACGAAGGAAAACGCAGAAGTGGAAAAGGAGGAAGCTGTCAAAGAGGCTACTGATAAGTGTAAAACTGAGTGGGAACAAAAGTTAAATGCCGAAATATCACTATTAAAAGCGAAATATGAAGCGGAGAAACAG GTGACGATAACGGAAGTTACACGGAGGTTAATATCAGAGAAGGACCGCCAGCTAGAGTTATTGAGGGAGCGCGAACATGCTTTGACGCGGGAGTGTAACAAATATCGCGAGACAATACAACAGCTGACAGATCCCGAAACCAACGAATGTGACTACCTTCTCAAAACTCAG CTTGCGACACTCGAAAACGAAAAAGCATTACTTCAGCAACAAGTTGCAGATCTGAAGAAGGAATTAGACAAGAAAAATGATGAAGCAGATAAGAGCAGAGAAGATGATAGTGAAGGCAG ATCGTCAccaaagaaggaagatggcaagCGTTCCCGGATACGATGCCATACTCCCCTAGGATTGGCCGGCGGTACATTGAGCTTATCATCGTGTCTTCCCGGGCATACGGTACTTGTTTTATGGGACCCAGCGCACCTCAACTATACTGTCATGCAG gAAGCGTCGATAATGTACTTCGTGCACAGTGACTGCTTGGCCGCTCTCGATCTTAGCATACAAGTGAAGAGCGAAAGTGAACGGCGACTCTATGCGGTCGCTACGGTGGAGTCAAAGGAATATTGCTATGCTAAGAag AGCGGGAACCGGTATCAGATGCCACGCGGATCGCGCTTCTATCGAGTGTTTGTTAAGCCGCTAAAGCCGCATCCACCTCACCCGCCGTGCTGCGACCATCGTCACAAGCAGG ATATGCAAAAATCAGTGGACACAAGTCAGTCAACGAGTTCAAATACGGACGAAGCAAGTCGCGTGGAGGTAGCTACTGCTACTTTAATTAATTTGGAATCCCCCGTATCGACGAGTGAAGGAGCTGTGCCGGCCGTTCCGTCGGAAGACCAGCTCGATTCCATCGAGGCTAGTGAACAGTGGCAGACTACGAGGATGCAAGCTTCCACGACGAGTGCTGT TACTGACATGGAATGCAGCGTGGGTCGGTGTCCGGGCCCGGAGCCATTGGAGCTGACAGTGGGCGCGAGCTCGCTGGTGTCTGGTGGCGCACCCGGTCCGGAGTTAGCTGAAGAAGCGACTCCGTGA
- the LOC120636935 gene encoding RB1-inducible coiled-coil protein 1 isoform X2 — MLYVFHVDAGQMTTYDMNLTLQSVASLKAAIERKTKIPASSLVLLVSGGEVLQSDHMVSSYSAGTDTNPIYMFSKPSVKENHLNKQSMCDLSPIMELESTGEFRSDTRSAFEGKSVAELKSSVEKCYSSQPNVHTVISCATLAEQFSDLAHEVSKSCDQLVHEQHLQHQGWAAVVANLEDIYSEYCERSTSFKESFKKQRQKKEDYHEKLNTLNDVLRSLGKIQILPVLQLNAEAHRFSGFDVFEETEFEGHHYKYNQPLDSSSENRAADFGTGVFKLSEEDVFEQRHASTSNEGASSSEAGQPVEVPEDAESFKVASCESKKEFTLLHWILAQGNEDSLQDILDYCQKGLALIDSEPLKEREEELYHILEYANVHGLKQIKGIEDRLYGLDQLKSEVKRIERDQHKQAASLIQYRDRLTSACDPSVLPTLMESHRCQLDKLLEGHQLLVDIRRRIAKSKDELSHILKARLEAVLLIENSMSVQDAHAMLSFQCFNRLARYFGIVSQLHRAPAVFVRAVHEVVRRRTFSQAHLKWATDLAQKLIIIHEEEVTRRQEFNSHFDDHFLKSLFPGMTDLPPPFATQAPPAFDVKLPKLTNEDVEFISNAFPDLASEILKYDMEATVKFFQQRLSSSDHEEKDADVQVDFEKDFESETETDFEKLSRQSGSQKAKMDISISCVPSTMAVSTVTEDNMDTYQVNIEKLQDFLGKVYSLCKINIVLIKEELVKLKGEIDEQKKFVHTKYIEITKAWEKNCAETELRFREQTQRLTVDHELELSDMKASLNDKDESISILKKDKEELVLAHKNEIEKLDVDHQMTKDLLEKTREELKAFDKKLKEFEVQKQKEFKEIQEKMHLEYKAEIESLRSRFRLVALTNNMDRSPSESSLEKIERTDVIEISNHNAIVMQTKENAEVEKEEAVKEATDKCKTEWEQKLNAEISLLKAKYEAEKQVTITEVTRRLISEKDRQLELLREREHALTRECNKYRETIQQLTDPETNECDYLLKTQLATLENEKALLQQQVADLKKELDKKNDEADKSREDDSEGRSSPKKEDGKRSRIRCHTPLGLAGGTLSLSSCLPGHTVLVLWDPAHLNYTVMQEASIMYFVHSDCLAALDLSIQVKSESERRLYAVATVESKEYCYAKKSGNRYQMPRGSRFYRVFVKPLKPHPPHPPCCDHRHKQDAMAGSVLSMLSSKRPLKKWLTYMHAPDMQKSVDTSQSTSSNTDEASRVEVATATLINLESPVSTSEGAVPAVPSEDQLDSIEASEQWQTTRMQASTTSAVTDMECSVGRCPGPEPLELTVGASSLVSGGAPGPELAEEATP, encoded by the exons GACCTTACAGAG TGTGGCCAGCTTAAAAGCTGCCATAGAGAGGAAAACAAAAATTCCAGCATCTTCTCTTGTACTTCTTGTAAGTGGAGGAGAGGTGTTGCAGTCAGATCATATGGTGTCTTCATATAGTGCTGGCACTGACACTAACCCAATATACATGTTTAGCAAACCATCAGTCAAAGAAAACCACTTAAATAAACAATCAA TGTGTGACCTGAGTCCAATAATGGAACTGGAGAGTACGGGTGAGTTCAGAAGTGACACCCGTAGTGCTTTTGAAGGCAAATCTGTAGCTGAACTTAAAAGCTCTGTTGAAAAGTGCTATTCCTCACAGCCAAATGTGCATACTGTGATATCCTGTGCAACCTTAGCAGAACAATTTAGTGACCTGGCGCATGAAGTGTCCAAGAGTTGTGATCAACTTGTACATGAACAGCATTTACAGCATCAG ggTTGGGCAGCAGTTGTGGCAAATTTAGAGGATATATATAGCGAGTACTGCGAGAGATCAACAAGTTTTAAGGAATCATTCAAGAAGCAACGACAAAAAAAGGAAGATTATCACGAAAAATTAAATAc atTAAATGACGTGTTAAGATCTTTGGGTAAGATACAAATACTCCCTGTTCTTCAGTTAAATGCTGAAGCGCATAGATTTTCTGGCTTCGATGTGTTTGAGGAGACAGAGTTTGAAGGCCACCATTATAAATACAACCAGCCTTTGGATAGCAGCTCGGAGAACAGAGCTGCGGATTTTGGAACAGGAGTGTTCAAATTGTCGGAGGAAGatg tgTTTGAACAAAGACATGCTTCAACCAGCAATGAAGGAGCGTCATCATCAGAAGCAGGTCAACCAGTTGAGGTGCCTGAGGACGCGGAGTCGTTTAAAGTGGCTTCCTGTGAGAGTAAGAAAGAGTTCACGTTGCTGCACTGGATCCTGGCTCAAGGGAATGAGGACTCTTTGCAAGATATCCTCGATTATTGCCAGAAGGGATTGGCCTTA ATCGATTCAGAGCCCTTAAAAGAACGCGAAGAAGAACTTTATCACATATTGGAATATGCGAACGTGCATGGTCTTAAACAGATTAAAGGCATTGAAGACCGCTTATATGGGCTCGATCAGCTGAAGAGTGAAGTCAAAAGAATCGAGCGTGATCAACACAAACAAGCGGCTTCTCTTATACAg TATCGCGACCGACTGACCTCAGCATGCGATCCGTCTGTCTTACCCACGCTAATGGAGTCGCATCGGTGTCAACTGGACAAACTATTGGAAGGCCATCAACTCTTGGTTGACATCAGACGACGCATCGCTAAGTCTAAGGACGAACTATCGCACATATTGAAGGCTAGACTTGA GGCGGTGCTGTTGATCGAGAACTCGATGTCGGTGCAGGACGCGCACGCGATGTTGTCGTTCCAGTGCTTCAACCGGCTGGCGCGGTACTTCGGTATCGTTTCGCAGTTGCACCGCGCGCCCGCAGTGTTCGTGCGAGCGGTGCACGAAGTTGTGCGACGGCGTACCTTCTCGCAGGCACATCTTAAG TGGGCAACAGACTTGGCacaaaaacttattataatacACGAGGAAGAAGTTACTCGCCGCCAAGAATTCAATTCACATTTTGATGACCACTTTCTCAAGAGCTTATTCCCCGGCATGACGGACCTCCCACCCCCCTTCGCGACGCAGGCGCCGCCAGCTTTCGACGTCAAACTACCAAAACTCACAAATGAAGATGTAGAATTTATATCAAATGCTTTTCCGGATCTTGCAAGCGAAATACTTAAATACGACATGGAAGCGACTGTCAAATTCTTTCAacaaag gctAAGTTCTTCAGATCACGAGGAAAAAGATGCAGATGTTCAGGTTGATTTCGAGAA GGACTTTGAATCAGAAACAGAAACTGATTTCGAGAAGCTAAGCAGACAGAGCGGTTCCCAAAAGGCTAAAATGGATATTTCGATTAGTTGTGTTCCCTCGACCATGGCAGTATCCACAGTCACTGAG GATAACATGGATACATACCAAGTGAACATCGAAAAATTGCAAGACTTTTTGGGGAAAGTATATAGTTTgtgcaaaataaatatagttttaattaaagaagaGCTTGTAAAACTTAAGGGCGAAATAGATGAGCAAAAGAAGTTTGTACATACGAAATATATAGAAATCACTAAGGCTTGGGAAAAGAATTGTGCAGAAACTGAATTGAGGTTTCGCGAGCAAACGCAAAGATTAACAGTGGATCATGAATTAGAATTAAGTGACATGAAGGCATCATTAAATGATAAAGATGAGTCAATAAGTATATTAAAGAAAGACAAAGAAGAATTAGTATTAGCtcataaaaatgaaatagaaaaattaGACGTTGATCATCAAATGACAAAAGATTTGCTCGAAAAAACACGCGAAGAATTAAAGGCTtttgataaaaaacttaaagaattTGAAGTTCAGAAGCaaaaagaatttaaagaaatacaagaaaaaatgcATCTCGAGTACAAAGCAGAAATAGAATCACTAAGATCTAG GTTCCGATTAGTAGCTTTAACAAACAATATGGACCGGTCTCCATCGGAGTCTAGTCTAGAGAAAATAGAAAGAACAGATGTGATAGAGATAAGCAATCACAACGCTATCGTGATGCAGACGAAGGAAAACGCAGAAGTGGAAAAGGAGGAAGCTGTCAAAGAGGCTACTGATAAGTGTAAAACTGAGTGGGAACAAAAGTTAAATGCCGAAATATCACTATTAAAAGCGAAATATGAAGCGGAGAAACAG GTGACGATAACGGAAGTTACACGGAGGTTAATATCAGAGAAGGACCGCCAGCTAGAGTTATTGAGGGAGCGCGAACATGCTTTGACGCGGGAGTGTAACAAATATCGCGAGACAATACAACAGCTGACAGATCCCGAAACCAACGAATGTGACTACCTTCTCAAAACTCAG CTTGCGACACTCGAAAACGAAAAAGCATTACTTCAGCAACAAGTTGCAGATCTGAAGAAGGAATTAGACAAGAAAAATGATGAAGCAGATAAGAGCAGAGAAGATGATAGTGAAGGCAG ATCGTCAccaaagaaggaagatggcaagCGTTCCCGGATACGATGCCATACTCCCCTAGGATTGGCCGGCGGTACATTGAGCTTATCATCGTGTCTTCCCGGGCATACGGTACTTGTTTTATGGGACCCAGCGCACCTCAACTATACTGTCATGCAG gAAGCGTCGATAATGTACTTCGTGCACAGTGACTGCTTGGCCGCTCTCGATCTTAGCATACAAGTGAAGAGCGAAAGTGAACGGCGACTCTATGCGGTCGCTACGGTGGAGTCAAAGGAATATTGCTATGCTAAGAag AGCGGGAACCGGTATCAGATGCCACGCGGATCGCGCTTCTATCGAGTGTTTGTTAAGCCGCTAAAGCCGCATCCACCTCACCCGCCGTGCTGCGACCATCGTCACAAGCAGG ATGCAATGGCGGGCAGCGTACTCTCCATGCTCAGCAGCAAGCGACCACTCAAGAAATGGTTGACCTACATGCATGCTCCAG ATATGCAAAAATCAGTGGACACAAGTCAGTCAACGAGTTCAAATACGGACGAAGCAAGTCGCGTGGAGGTAGCTACTGCTACTTTAATTAATTTGGAATCCCCCGTATCGACGAGTGAAGGAGCTGTGCCGGCCGTTCCGTCGGAAGACCAGCTCGATTCCATCGAGGCTAGTGAACAGTGGCAGACTACGAGGATGCAAGCTTCCACGACGAGTGCTGT TACTGACATGGAATGCAGCGTGGGTCGGTGTCCGGGCCCGGAGCCATTGGAGCTGACAGTGGGCGCGAGCTCGCTGGTGTCTGGTGGCGCACCCGGTCCGGAGTTAGCTGAAGAAGCGACTCCGTGA